One stretch of Actinacidiphila sp. DG2A-62 DNA includes these proteins:
- a CDS encoding histidine phosphatase family protein produces the protein MAPRIILVRHGQTEWSRLGRHTGRTDIPLTEEGERTARLLAGRLAAAPWNGLPDAEVRTSPLLRAADTARLAGLGDRAKEWDALLEWDYGDYEGLTPAQLQERQPGFHIWRDGVPGGESLAALAARADEVVDWARSAERDVVVFAHGHVLRTIGARWLGFDIAFAAALRLEPASLSVLGWAYGLPAIERWNDTAHLEAAR, from the coding sequence TTGGCACCGCGCATCATCCTCGTACGGCACGGGCAGACGGAGTGGTCCCGGCTGGGCCGCCACACCGGCCGCACCGACATCCCGCTGACCGAGGAGGGCGAGCGCACCGCCCGGCTGCTGGCCGGCCGCCTCGCCGCGGCGCCCTGGAACGGCCTGCCCGACGCCGAGGTCCGCACCAGCCCGCTGCTGCGCGCCGCCGACACCGCGCGGCTGGCCGGGCTCGGCGACCGCGCCAAGGAGTGGGACGCGCTGCTGGAGTGGGACTACGGCGACTACGAGGGCCTGACCCCCGCGCAGCTCCAGGAGCGGCAGCCCGGCTTCCACATCTGGCGTGACGGCGTGCCCGGCGGCGAGAGCCTCGCGGCGCTGGCCGCGCGCGCCGACGAGGTGGTCGACTGGGCCAGGTCCGCGGAGCGCGACGTCGTGGTCTTCGCGCACGGCCACGTCCTGCGCACGATCGGCGCGCGCTGGCTCGGCTTCGACATCGCCTTCGCGGCGGCGCTGCGGCTGGAGCCGGCGTCGCTGTCCGTCCTCGGCTGGGCGTACGGGCTGCCCGCGATCGAGCGCTGGAACGACACGGCGCATCTGGAGGCGGCGCGGTAA
- a CDS encoding TetR/AcrR family transcriptional regulator, whose amino-acid sequence MPATQPVSPQRRRAPRNTLNPDRILRAAVGLLDREGAAAFTMRALAEELGVGTMAVYSHFRNKEEITDAVTERLLDTIELPPGGCADPRAELREVCRGVYRLFTEHPSALQLLTVRPLRGDDAIAVIDRMLGLLHRTGLSRSEAAGAHVALMQFTVGAALWTTRRARALSEEGVRDRVRAKLAALPPERYPAVVSLAPELLCAHDDTGGQYERGLDALLDGLLGGVAAAGA is encoded by the coding sequence ATGCCCGCCACCCAGCCGGTCAGCCCCCAGCGGCGCCGCGCACCCCGCAACACGCTGAACCCGGATCGTATCCTCCGGGCGGCCGTCGGTCTGCTCGACCGCGAGGGCGCCGCCGCCTTCACCATGCGCGCGCTCGCCGAGGAGCTGGGCGTGGGCACGATGGCGGTGTACTCCCACTTCCGCAACAAGGAAGAGATCACCGACGCGGTCACCGAGCGCCTGCTGGACACCATCGAGCTGCCCCCCGGCGGCTGCGCCGACCCCCGCGCCGAACTGCGCGAGGTGTGCCGCGGCGTCTACCGGCTGTTCACCGAGCACCCCTCGGCGCTCCAGCTGCTCACCGTCCGGCCGCTGCGCGGCGACGACGCCATAGCCGTCATCGACCGCATGCTCGGCCTGCTGCACCGGACCGGGCTGTCCCGCTCCGAGGCCGCCGGCGCGCACGTCGCGCTCATGCAGTTCACCGTGGGGGCCGCGCTGTGGACCACCCGGCGCGCCCGCGCGCTGTCCGAGGAGGGCGTACGGGACCGGGTCCGCGCCAAGCTGGCCGCCCTGCCCCCCGAGCGCTACCCGGCCGTCGTCTCCCTCGCGCCGGAACTGCTGTGCGCGCACGACGACACCGGCGGCCAGTACGAGCGGGGGCTCGACGCGCTGCTGGACGGGCTGCTCGGCGGGGTGGCGGCGGCGGGGGCGTAG
- a CDS encoding phosphatase PAP2 family protein, which yields MTITAAAPRAAAYRGRLRWWTELPLIAVVYALYSGARLLVRGDVDDAVEHGLDILHFEQLTHLDPEGFFNRLFTDHAFLGVPADFAYASLHYIVTPTVLVWLWRRRPTHYRTARTWLMISTLIGLVGFTLVPTAPPRLLTGHHGFIDTMAQYGSYGWWGTDASAPRGMGHLTNEYAAMPSLHVGWSLWCGIMLFRYGRHWTVRTLGVLYPLVTALVVMGTANHYLMDAAAGVAVMGLGFLLAKPALRGVDALRARALAAVGAGGSATAEAADSAEAAGPAEAAEAGPVAFAPAIGGGSGAGARAEGAGDPDIAGNPDTADSTSSTNSMDTDAADTGGAGRDDAAHPGAEPVRSLVQRTVPVPRAGRRTDTADGAADAVEAPARSGLS from the coding sequence ATGACGATCACCGCCGCCGCGCCGCGAGCCGCCGCCTACCGCGGCCGGCTCCGCTGGTGGACCGAGCTGCCGCTCATCGCCGTGGTCTACGCGCTGTACTCCGGCGCCCGGCTGCTGGTGCGCGGCGACGTGGACGACGCGGTGGAGCACGGCCTGGACATCCTGCACTTCGAGCAGCTGACGCACCTGGACCCCGAGGGCTTCTTCAACCGGCTCTTCACCGACCACGCGTTCCTGGGCGTGCCGGCCGACTTCGCCTACGCCTCGCTGCACTACATCGTGACCCCGACGGTCCTGGTCTGGCTCTGGCGCCGGCGCCCCACGCACTACCGGACGGCCCGCACCTGGCTGATGATCTCCACGCTGATCGGCCTGGTCGGCTTCACCCTGGTGCCCACCGCCCCGCCGCGGCTGCTCACCGGCCACCACGGCTTCATCGACACGATGGCGCAGTACGGCTCGTACGGCTGGTGGGGCACCGACGCGAGCGCGCCGCGCGGCATGGGCCACCTGACCAACGAGTACGCGGCGATGCCCAGCCTGCACGTGGGCTGGTCGCTGTGGTGCGGCATCATGCTCTTCCGCTACGGGCGGCACTGGACGGTCCGCACCCTGGGCGTCCTCTACCCGCTGGTCACCGCCCTGGTGGTGATGGGCACGGCGAACCACTACCTGATGGACGCGGCGGCGGGCGTGGCCGTGATGGGCCTCGGCTTCCTGCTGGCCAAGCCGGCGCTGCGCGGTGTGGACGCGCTGCGGGCGCGGGCGCTCGCGGCGGTCGGCGCCGGAGGGTCGGCGACGGCGGAGGCGGCCGACTCGGCGGAGGCGGCGGGTCCGGCGGAGGCGGCCGAGGCGGGTCCGGTGGCGTTCGCGCCCGCGATCGGCGGCGGCTCCGGCGCCGGCGCCCGCGCGGAGGGCGCCGGGGACCCGGACATCGCCGGGAACCCGGACACCGCGGACAGCACGAGCAGCACGAACAGCATGGACACCGACGCCGCGGACACCGGCGGCGCGGGCCGCGACGACGCCGCGCACCCCGGCGCGGAACCGGTCAGGTCGCTGGTGCAGCGGACGGTTCCCGTGCCCCGCGCCGGACGCCGTACGGACACCGCGGACGGCGCCGCGGACGCCGTGGAGGCCCCCGCTCGCAGCGGACTGTCCTGA